The stretch of DNA TTCCTTCCTATCGCGCTGCGGGTGAAGCCGTGGGTGGGCCGCTCCGCGGCGTGTACAATACCTTCTTCGGCGATCGCGACTTCAACTTCAGCGAAGTGGAGACACATATTCTACGCAGCCGCCTGACCCACGAGTTCGCCGGCGGCCTCTCAGCCAATGCAACCCTACAATATGCCAACTACGACAAGTATTACGCCAACATCGTCCCGGGAGCGGCGAGTGACAGCGACAGTGACGGATTGGCCGACCGGGTCAGCCTGTCAGGCTATGACAGCGGCACAGCACGCGAGAACCTGATCGGCCAAGCCAATCTGGTGTGGCAAGGCAGCACTGGGACCATCGGCCATACGCTGCTGCTCGGCATTGAAGCCATCCGGCAAGATACCGATGCGGTGCGCAACCAGGCGCGGTTCGGGGGTGCGACGTCGGTTACCGTGCCAATCGCAGAGCGAATTGCCGTTCCGGCGTTCACGTTGGTTCCGCAACGCGCCTCAACCTCCGAACTGTCGACACTCTCGTTCTACATCCAGGACCAGATCGACCTCACCGACTGGCTGCAGGTTATCATCGGGGCGCGCTATGACGAATTCGATCTCGACAGCAACGACATTGCCGGCGGCTTCATCGCCTCGCGCAAGGACGATAAGGTAAGCCCGCGCTTCGGCCTGGTGGTGAAGCCGCAGGAAAACCTGTCCCTTTATGCCAGCTATTCGGAGAGCTTCCTGCCCGCCTCCGGCGATCAGTTCACCGTACTCAACGCGACCAGCGCAATCATCGATCCCGAGGAATTCGAGACACTTGAGGCGGGTATCAAATACGCACCCCGCAACGACCTGCTGCTTACGGCCGCAGTGTTTCGGCTCGAACGGTCAAATACGCCAGTAACCGATCCGACAACCCTGCTGACAGTGTTGACCGGCAAGAGCCGCGTTCAGGGCTTCGAAGCCGGCCTGGCGGGATCGCTGACCGACCGACTGCATGTGAACCTGGGCTACACCTATCTCGACGGAAAAGTGATCGAGGGCAGCAACACCATCGCGCTGGGTCAGGAACTGCAGCAACTGCCGCAGCACCAGATTGGCGCATGGGCGCGCTATGATTTTACCGATGCGTTCGGCGCCGGCGTCGGCCTGGTGCACCAGTCGAGCCAATTCGCAAGCGTCAGCAACCTGGTCGAACTGCCGTCATACACCCGCGTCGACGCGGCGGCTTATTACACGCTAAACGACCGCGTCAGCCTGCAGCTCAACGTCGAGAACCTGTTCGACGAAGACTATTACGCAAGCGCGCATGGCGACAACAACATCCAGCCGGGCAAGCCGTTGACGGCCAAGTTCGGTGTGCGCTTCGCGCTCTAATTATCGGGATTGCCGGGGGCGCTGATGGCGGGAACTTCCCGCGCGGCGTCCTCGGCACTGATGCCGGGTGACGGGGCAGCGCTGATCCGTTCGCGCCGCCGCTTCACCCGCCCCGCCCGTTCAACAGCGCGAACCAGCCTAGGATAGACCCCGCAGCGGCACAGGTTGGGGATAGCTGCCTTGATCTCGGCCTCACTCGGCGCCGGGTTCTTGTCCAGCAGCGCGGCCGCCGCCATCACGATCCCCGGCGTGCAGAACCCGCACTGGATCGCCTGTTCGGCCACCATCGCCTGTTGCACCGGATGCGAGCGATCGCGGCTCAACCCCTCGATCGTGGTGATATACCGACCCTCGGCCTCGGCGATGGTGATCAGGCAGCTACGCAGCGCCTCGCCATCGACGTGAACCATGCAGGCGCCACAATCCCCCTCGCCACAACCGTATTTGGTGCCTGTCAGGTTTGCCGCATCGCGCAAGGCCCACAGCAGCGGGGTGTCGGGATCCATCCGAAAGCGGACGGGCCGCCCGTTTACGGTCATGCTGGTCATGCAGCGGGCCTATCCCGGGCGGATCAGTATTTCCAGCTGTCGTCGATCTTCGAAACGCGGCGCTTCCACGCTTCGAAGTCGAAAATGCCCGCACCACCTTGCGAAGCCATCACCGAAAGATCGCGCTGGTGCACGTCCACCACCTCTTTCGAGATGATATTGGCTTCGCCCTGCGACAGCGTGGCAACCTGAATTTCGCAGGCACGTTGCAGGGCCCACATCTTCACAAACATGCCGGGAATGGTGCGATCCATGACCACCGGGCCGTGGTTGCGCAGCATCAGGATCGAATGATCGCCAAGATTTTCGACCAGCCG from Erythrobacter mangrovi encodes:
- a CDS encoding TonB-dependent receptor, whose amino-acid sequence is MFTTSLRTTLLMGAACMTLTSPASAESDQPDRDYLPSDIVVTGVRNGYGNEDGSTATKTPTPLIDVPQSVTAITRDQLDDQNVTALNEALRFVPGVSIETGEGHRDEVFIRGQRTTADFYLDGLRDDAQYYRPLYNVERVEVLKGANALIFGRGAGGGAINRVSKVAQLGKLLLAGSASVDTYGAFSLAGDVSAPAGNQVALRLNATYEEFKNHRDAYEGRFIGVSPTATFGLGEATELVLSYTYDDDERVTDRGIPSYRAAGEAVGGPLRGVYNTFFGDRDFNFSEVETHILRSRLTHEFAGGLSANATLQYANYDKYYANIVPGAASDSDSDGLADRVSLSGYDSGTARENLIGQANLVWQGSTGTIGHTLLLGIEAIRQDTDAVRNQARFGGATSVTVPIAERIAVPAFTLVPQRASTSELSTLSFYIQDQIDLTDWLQVIIGARYDEFDLDSNDIAGGFIASRKDDKVSPRFGLVVKPQENLSLYASYSESFLPASGDQFTVLNATSAIIDPEEFETLEAGIKYAPRNDLLLTAAVFRLERSNTPVTDPTTLLTVLTGKSRVQGFEAGLAGSLTDRLHVNLGYTYLDGKVIEGSNTIALGQELQQLPQHQIGAWARYDFTDAFGAGVGLVHQSSQFASVSNLVELPSYTRVDAAAYYTLNDRVSLQLNVENLFDEDYYASAHGDNNIQPGKPLTAKFGVRFAL
- a CDS encoding (2Fe-2S)-binding protein encodes the protein MTSMTVNGRPVRFRMDPDTPLLWALRDAANLTGTKYGCGEGDCGACMVHVDGEALRSCLITIAEAEGRYITTIEGLSRDRSHPVQQAMVAEQAIQCGFCTPGIVMAAAALLDKNPAPSEAEIKAAIPNLCRCGVYPRLVRAVERAGRVKRRRERISAAPSPGISAEDAAREVPAISAPGNPDN